The Kordia sp. SMS9 genome window below encodes:
- a CDS encoding DEAD/DEAH box helicase family protein — translation MDELGLQQKYILDFITNHDYGLQYKEVKANTVSKLCFIKEDLKYVLSETSQNKVAYRKLLKTYSNDEDQLLEEFMTFLNKRIGEQTNMALFFNKNKSVTFKSIKFNLFYPSGTLTGGDALFEENQFSVVQEFPFIYTHEGKQQFHFRPDISFFLNGIFFSYSELKSNYNNQNAHKNGKLKIANDYRKAVTGYLAIADGNDVSKTIRKDFLKIFEKAIHITTTDVEETYIIRNISNFYDEIKKQVESSHHEYEHYTKLMKDALKPYPLLQPNATRKQRFEEVFTALYSKKMIEREILYYNFLERELVKGDKGNTKEYHHNDGRLIAPRPKQKFGSDKIIAKIDEFLAHENEPNYFIDKLRAQLTAKKIGKQQIEELIAKRLKYQNNKNVYSLLLQYAAGFGKSNIIGWTALQLKDIYKNKAFVYDKILLVVDRVQLRDQLDSKMYNMNIKKNMYIEANNRKNFLTALQTDKRIVIVNLQKFGSIGDFLDDQVLAQLATMRIAFLIDEIHRSNSGVQHEEMISVFDELQHSFDANENYTKNKQKKNLIIGFTATPSDVTLARFGEFNTYAEAEKIWAPFDSYTMKEAIEDGYILNPIDGILPVSAKMYFEKPEDVLKGFDGDYGYDVPDNTSTGIDDDGKKYRISKKKIYENENRIEAISKFIAKRLITAVYPNIRGYAKAMLATASIPAAIKYRKYIKKYYAELVTEKKYHKYKDAPIYIVYSSDGQKYVSATTLNENLSEAKVLQEFTRNKNGLIIVVDKLQTGFDEPKLHTLFLDKEIRGINAIQTISRVNRTTKYKLDCKIIDLSYKNVNVGNIKQAFEHFSNVVVSDFDPIGQEERMQELYEELLLEKLFVDHFPTFKVYQQSDKEDISAILNFENAVTQLVKNELETAKKLKKHVNHYFKILNLINYVIEIDKKYTDDFFTEFWQRFSILYNSLTATDELVDDVTIYFDNKIGIVALGAETPPVKKPGVNEPSEGYGNSKQYKFDILAVIEKRNQEEDDIEALIEEFQEKIEAFFAYIRIPKNGKYLMAKIKNAGVAIDEEEIYEDFKKIYEKYIRRNRKALGDFFIKQTRDIVNQLCDDFEKTLQ, via the coding sequence CAACAAAAATACATACTCGACTTCATAACCAATCACGATTACGGATTGCAATACAAAGAAGTCAAAGCCAATACGGTTTCCAAACTGTGTTTTATTAAAGAAGACCTAAAATATGTCCTCAGTGAAACTTCTCAAAACAAAGTTGCGTACCGAAAGTTGCTCAAAACTTACAGCAATGACGAAGATCAATTATTGGAGGAGTTTATGACGTTTTTAAACAAACGTATTGGAGAACAAACCAATATGGCGTTATTCTTCAATAAAAACAAATCGGTCACGTTCAAAAGTATAAAGTTCAACTTGTTCTATCCTAGTGGAACGCTCACTGGTGGCGATGCTTTATTTGAAGAAAATCAATTCTCAGTGGTACAGGAATTTCCGTTCATTTACACACACGAAGGAAAACAACAATTTCACTTTCGTCCAGACATTAGCTTTTTCCTCAATGGTATCTTTTTTAGCTATTCAGAGCTAAAATCAAACTACAACAACCAAAACGCACACAAAAACGGGAAACTTAAAATTGCCAACGATTACCGAAAAGCGGTAACAGGTTATCTCGCTATTGCGGATGGGAACGATGTGTCGAAAACGATTCGTAAAGACTTTTTAAAAATATTTGAAAAAGCCATTCACATCACCACTACAGATGTTGAAGAAACGTATATCATTAGAAACATTAGCAACTTTTACGACGAAATAAAAAAGCAAGTTGAAAGTAGCCATCATGAATACGAGCACTATACAAAACTGATGAAAGATGCGTTAAAACCGTATCCACTTTTACAACCAAACGCTACACGCAAACAACGTTTTGAAGAAGTATTTACAGCTTTGTACAGCAAAAAAATGATTGAACGCGAAATATTATATTACAACTTTTTAGAGCGCGAATTGGTCAAAGGCGACAAAGGAAACACCAAAGAATACCATCACAACGACGGACGTTTGATTGCGCCGCGACCAAAACAAAAGTTTGGCTCAGACAAAATCATTGCCAAAATAGACGAGTTTTTAGCACATGAAAACGAACCCAATTATTTTATAGACAAACTACGTGCGCAACTAACGGCAAAAAAAATAGGCAAGCAACAAATAGAAGAACTCATTGCCAAAAGATTAAAGTATCAAAACAATAAAAATGTATATTCCTTACTGTTACAATACGCCGCAGGTTTTGGAAAAAGTAATATTATTGGTTGGACAGCCTTGCAACTCAAAGATATTTACAAAAATAAAGCGTTTGTGTATGACAAAATACTATTGGTGGTAGACAGAGTACAACTACGCGATCAGTTGGACAGTAAAATGTACAACATGAACATCAAAAAAAACATGTACATTGAAGCCAACAACCGCAAAAACTTTTTAACTGCTTTACAAACAGACAAACGCATTGTCATTGTAAATCTTCAAAAATTTGGAAGCATTGGCGATTTCTTAGACGATCAGGTTTTGGCGCAACTCGCTACCATGCGCATAGCCTTTTTAATAGATGAAATTCACCGTTCTAACAGTGGCGTGCAACATGAAGAAATGATTTCGGTCTTTGACGAATTACAGCACAGTTTTGATGCGAATGAAAACTATACTAAGAACAAACAAAAAAAGAATCTAATTATCGGTTTTACAGCCACACCAAGTGACGTAACGCTGGCACGCTTTGGAGAGTTTAACACCTACGCAGAAGCGGAAAAAATTTGGGCGCCATTTGACAGTTACACCATGAAAGAAGCCATTGAAGATGGTTATATTTTAAATCCGATTGATGGTATTCTGCCTGTTTCGGCTAAAATGTACTTTGAAAAACCCGAAGATGTTTTAAAAGGTTTTGATGGCGATTATGGATATGATGTCCCAGACAATACAAGTACAGGTATAGACGATGATGGCAAAAAATACCGCATCAGTAAAAAGAAAATCTACGAAAACGAAAATCGCATAGAAGCAATTTCTAAATTCATTGCCAAACGTTTGATAACTGCGGTATATCCAAACATTCGTGGGTATGCAAAAGCTATGTTGGCAACTGCATCGATTCCTGCGGCAATCAAATATCGTAAATACATTAAAAAATATTATGCGGAATTAGTAACTGAAAAAAAATATCATAAATATAAAGACGCACCAATCTATATTGTATACAGTTCGGATGGACAAAAGTATGTAAGTGCCACTACGTTAAACGAAAACCTTTCGGAAGCAAAAGTATTACAAGAGTTTACTCGTAACAAAAATGGACTCATTATCGTAGTAGACAAACTGCAAACTGGTTTTGACGAACCAAAACTACACACACTATTTCTTGACAAGGAAATTCGCGGTATCAATGCCATTCAGACCATTTCCAGAGTCAATCGTACGACCAAATACAAGTTGGATTGTAAAATCATTGATTTATCGTATAAAAATGTAAACGTTGGTAACATCAAGCAGGCTTTTGAACACTTTAGCAATGTGGTGGTTAGTGACTTTGATCCAATTGGACAAGAAGAACGCATGCAGGAACTTTATGAAGAACTGCTATTAGAAAAGCTTTTTGTAGACCACTTCCCTACTTTTAAAGTCTATCAACAAAGTGACAAAGAAGATATATCAGCAATTCTAAACTTTGAAAACGCGGTTACGCAATTAGTGAAAAATGAGTTAGAAACAGCTAAAAAATTAAAAAAGCATGTCAATCACTATTTTAAAATATTGAACCTCATCAATTATGTCATTGAGATTGATAAAAAGTATACGGATGATTTCTTTACAGAATTCTGGCAGCGTTTCAGCATCTTATACAATTCGCTCACCGCAACCGATGAACTTGTAGATGATGTTACCATTTACTTTGACAATAAAATTGGAATCGTCGCTTTGGGAGCGGAAACTCCTCCTGTAAAAAAGCCAGGCGTGAATGAACCATCTGAAGGCTATGGAAATTCAAAACAGTATAAATTTGACATCTTAGCGGTCATTGAAAAGCGCAATCAGGAAGAAGACGATATAGAAGCGTTGATAGAAGAATTTCAAGAAAAAATAGAAGCGTTCTTTGCATACATTCGCATACCAAAAAACGGGAAATACCTAATGGCAAAAATAAAAAATGCTGGTGTTGCCATTGATGAAGAAGAAATTTACGAAGACTTCAAAAAAATCTATGAAAAATACATCCGTCGCAACCGAAAAGCATTGGGTGATTTCTTTATCAAACAAACCAGAGACATTGTAAATCAACTTTGTGATGATTTTGAAAAGACGTTACAATAA